The Nicotiana tabacum cultivar K326 chromosome 14, ASM71507v2, whole genome shotgun sequence genome contains a region encoding:
- the LOC107773365 gene encoding 2-methyl-6-phytyl-1,4-hydroquinone methyltransferase, chloroplastic-like (The RefSeq protein has 1 substitution compared to this genomic sequence) yields MASSILSGAENFKILSGISPSELHIKCFPQKGLVNYSRIPNTKSRTLRTKCSVSSSRPASQPRFIQHKKEAFWFYRFLSIVYDHVINPGHWTEDMRDEALEPAELNSRQLQVVDVGGGTGFTTLGIVKHVDAKNVTIIDQSPHQLAKAREKEPLKECKILEGDAEDLPFPTDTFDRYVSAGSIEYWPDPQRGIKEAYRVLTIGGVACLIGPVYPTFWLSRFFADMWMLFPKEEEYIEWFKKAGFAQVKLKRIGPKWYRGVRRHGLIMGCSVTGVKPYFGESPLQLGPKVEDVSKPVNPFAFLVRFLLGITAATYYVLVPIYMWLKDQITPKGQPI; encoded by the exons ATGGCTTCTTCAATACTAAGTGGAGCTGAAAATTTCAAGATTCTTAGTGGTATTTCTCCATCAGAATTACACATTAAGTGTTTTCCTCAAAAGGGTCTTGTAAATTACTCAAGAATTCCAAATACCAAATCAAGAACTCTAAGAACAAAATGCAGTGTATCATCTTCAAGACCAGCTTCACAACCAAGATTTATACAACACAAAAAAGAAGCATTTTGGTTTTACAGATTCTTATCTATAGTATATGACCATGTTATAAATCCAGGTCATTGGACTGAAGATATGAGAGATGAAGCACTTGAACCAGCTGAATTAAACAGTAGACAATTGCAAGTTGTTGATGTTGGTGGTGGGACTGGATTTACTACTCTTGGTATTGTTAAACATGTTGATGCTAAGAATGTTACAATTATTGATCAATCACCTCATCAACTTGCCAAGGCTAGAGAAAAGGAACCTTTGAAAGAATGTAAGATATTGGAAGGAGATGCTGAGGATTTGCCTTTTCCTACTGATACTTTTGATAGATATGTTTCTGCTGGAAG CATTGAGTATTGGCCCGATCCACAGCGCGGTATCAAGGAAGCATACCGAGTACTGACCATAGGTGGTGTTGCCTGCTTAATAGGTCCTGTGTACCCGACGTTTTGGCTATCTCGTTTCTTTGCAGATATGTGGATGCTCTttccaaaagaagaagaatatataGAATGGTTCAAAAAAGCTGGTTTCGCTCAAGTTAAACTCAAGAGGATTGGCCCAAAATGGTATCGTGGTGTCCGTCGCCATGGCTTGATCATGGGTTGTTCTGTGACTGGTGTCAAGCCATATTTTGGGGAATCTCCGTTGCAG CTCGGTCCGAAGGTTGAGGATGTGAGCAAGCCTGTAAACCCATTCGTATTTCTCGTGCGATTCCTCCTTGGCATAACTGCTGCAACTTATTACGTGCTCGTTCCAATATACATGTGGCTCAAGGATCAAATCACCCCGAAAGGTCAGCCAATCTGA